The Microbacterium sp. SORGH_AS_0862 region TCTTGTCGAAGACGACGGTGATGTCGTAGAGCGAGTACGCGAGGATCGTGAGGAATCCGATCACGGCGGCGGGAGAGATCGCGAAGCCGAACACCGCGTAGATGCCGATCGTGACGATGAGCACATCGACGACGCCGATGATCGCGGCCGCGGACATCTTCCAGGTGCGGAAGTACAGCGCCAGGATCACGAATGTCAGCGTGAGGAAGATGGCCAGGCCCCACAGGGACTGCCGCGTCACTCCCTCGCCCCAGCTCGGGCCGATGAAGGACGAGGTGACATCCGCGGCGGGCACCTGGTATGCCTCCGCGAGGGCCTCGGAGACGCGCTGCGTCTCGTCGTTGGACATCTGGTCGGTCTGTACTCGGACAGAGTCTGAACCGACCGTCGTGACGCGTGTCTCGGCGTTCGGGACGACCGACTGCACGGCAGTCGTCGCAATGGCCTGGTCGGGGTTCGACAACTCGTTGATCGTGAACTGGGACCCGCCGGTGAACTCGATCGAGAACTCGATCGGACGAAACAGCGGCACCAGCGCGGAGGCGATGACGAGCAGGGCTCCGATCAGGAACCAGAGCCGGCGGCGTCCGACGAACGGGAACGACGTCTTGCCGGTGTAGAGGTCGTTACCGACCTGGGACATCGAGCGCATCAGCTGCGACCGCCCTTCGACTGGGACACGGTTTCGTCCGCGGATGTGGAGCCGGCATCCCCCTGCTGCGCAGCGCGCTTACGCTCGGCGATGGTCTGACGACGCTCCGCCTCACCGCGTGAGCGGGCCACGCGGCCGGTCTGGACCACGGGAGCACGGAACTGCGCGCGACCGCGGTAGACAGCGCCGAGCGCCGTCGGGTCGAGACTGGACAGCGGGTGGCCGGAGCCGAAGAACCGGGTGCGCGCCAGCAGCTGCATCACGGGGTGGGTGAACAGGATGAAGATGAGCACGTCGATCACGGTCGTGAGGCCCAGCGTGAACGCGAAGCCCTTCACGGTCGCGTCGGCGAGGATGTACAGCACG contains the following coding sequences:
- the secF gene encoding protein translocase subunit SecF, giving the protein MRSMSQVGNDLYTGKTSFPFVGRRRLWFLIGALLVIASALVPLFRPIEFSIEFTGGSQFTINELSNPDQAIATTAVQSVVPNAETRVTTVGSDSVRVQTDQMSNDETQRVSEALAEAYQVPAADVTSSFIGPSWGEGVTRQSLWGLAIFLTLTFVILALYFRTWKMSAAAIIGVVDVLIVTIGIYAVFGFAISPAAVIGFLTILAYSLYDITVVFDKIRENTRDDGEISARTFGESVNLAVNQTLIRSINTTVVAILPTGAILFIGAFWLGAQTLTDISLSIFVGTIVAAYSTLFLAAPLYSLFREGEAKVKASDARVLSARERAVVEA